In Massilia violaceinigra, one DNA window encodes the following:
- a CDS encoding antibiotic biosynthesis monooxygenase family protein, with amino-acid sequence MIAVIFEVIPHEAQRQAYLDAAANLRPELERMDGFLSIERFQSLTDPGKILSLSFWRDEEAVRAWRNHGLHRDTQEQGRAFIFADYRLRVAAVMRDYGMHERAEAPADSRARHEPPPA; translated from the coding sequence ATGATCGCCGTGATCTTCGAGGTGATCCCGCACGAGGCGCAGCGCCAGGCCTACCTGGACGCCGCCGCGAACCTGCGGCCTGAACTCGAACGGATGGATGGCTTCCTGTCGATTGAACGCTTCCAGAGCCTGACGGACCCCGGCAAGATCCTGTCGCTGTCGTTCTGGCGCGACGAGGAGGCGGTGCGCGCATGGCGCAACCACGGCTTGCATCGCGACACGCAGGAGCAGGGGCGCGCGTTCATCTTCGCCGATTACCGCTTGCGCGTGGCGGCCGTCATGCGCGATTACGGCATGCATGAACGGGCGGAAGCGCCGGCCGATTCGCGCGCCCGGCATGAGCCGCCGCCGGCTTGA
- a CDS encoding tautomerase family protein — MPNILVKIPKGSFPTEHRTMLVRKLTDAAATAEQIPDDPRKRILCWVIVEEVESGSWTCGAIDMTEQILPCLAMIYLPAGVLDGAARAVFVDLAHQAFKQALPTAEKRQLATSVMLHDVVDGTWGVNGTIWRLPDFAQAAGYAHLQSLVSPP; from the coding sequence ATGCCAAATATTCTCGTCAAGATTCCGAAGGGCTCATTTCCAACCGAACACCGTACTATGTTAGTACGGAAGCTTACCGACGCCGCCGCCACTGCCGAGCAGATCCCGGACGACCCCAGGAAGAGGATACTTTGTTGGGTCATAGTTGAAGAGGTCGAGTCAGGTTCCTGGACCTGCGGCGCGATCGACATGACTGAGCAGATTCTCCCTTGCCTTGCCATGATCTACCTTCCGGCGGGTGTCTTGGATGGCGCCGCGCGGGCCGTTTTCGTCGATCTGGCTCACCAGGCATTTAAGCAGGCATTGCCGACGGCCGAGAAACGACAACTAGCTACTTCCGTCATGTTGCATGACGTGGTCGATGGCACTTGGGGCGTGAACGGCACAATCTGGCGACTTCCCGACTTCGCGCAAGCAGCAGGCTATGCACACCTTCAATCATTGGTTTCTCCCCCCTGA
- a CDS encoding TolB family protein → MRTLFYFCLPLALLLTAAPALFANPLTAPTLEARITAMGKVNSASSAHYSPDGTQIAYITSLSGSPQAWIIPAQGGYPRQVSNGSDPVSGLRWSPDGKLAYAVSPVSLLLEWKSVHRTASSSFRTIEPGLPKPRLGDFVGGAPEEICSAH, encoded by the coding sequence ATGCGCACTCTCTTTTACTTCTGCCTTCCCCTCGCCCTGCTGCTGACCGCCGCGCCCGCGCTGTTCGCCAACCCCCTCACTGCCCCCACGCTGGAAGCCCGCATCACCGCCATGGGCAAGGTGAACAGCGCCAGTTCGGCGCACTACTCGCCCGATGGCACGCAGATCGCCTACATCACGAGCCTCAGCGGCTCGCCGCAGGCCTGGATCATTCCGGCCCAGGGCGGCTACCCGCGGCAGGTTTCCAATGGCAGCGATCCGGTCTCCGGCCTGCGCTGGTCGCCCGACGGCAAGCTGGCATATGCGGTATCGCCGGTGAGTTTGCTACTTGAGTGGAAGTCTGTCCACCGTACAGCCAGCTCGTCGTTCCGGACCATCGAGCCTGGCTTACCGAAGCCGCGATTGGGAGATTTCGTTGGTGGCGCGCCTGAGGAGATCTGTTCGGCACATTAG
- a CDS encoding NIPSNAP family protein, producing MTIACFIRYEIDPFQRDAFRAYAENWGRIIPRCGGNLIGYFLPLEGTNYEAWGMVGFDSLAAYEAYRARLRLDPESRANFAMAQEKRFILREERTFTEVVESAFQRAAQ from the coding sequence ATGACCATCGCCTGCTTTATCCGCTACGAAATCGACCCCTTCCAGCGCGACGCTTTTCGCGCGTATGCCGAGAACTGGGGCCGCATCATTCCCCGCTGCGGCGGCAACCTGATCGGCTACTTCCTGCCCCTCGAAGGCACCAATTACGAAGCCTGGGGCATGGTCGGATTCGACAGCCTCGCCGCCTACGAGGCCTACCGCGCGCGCCTGCGCCTCGACCCCGAGAGCCGAGCCAACTTCGCCATGGCGCAGGAAAAGCGCTTCATCCTGCGCGAAGAGCGCACCTTCACCGAGGTGGTCGAGAGCGCGTTCCAGCGGGCCGCGCAATGA
- a CDS encoding TonB-dependent receptor plug domain-containing protein: MAFNNAAAQQPTVEIKSARYDQRREDTAAMLVLDRATLAANGDRSLSEALRRLPGVTVTEGNGRGVEIRMRGLGRGYTQLLLNGVPAPAGFALDALAPELIERIEVIRNASAEHGAQSVAGTINIILRKNSGREQQEFRLGWERINGADSPSIAGQRTGKAPGWSYSVGANLVRSGRPEDRTVRDTVGAAHGAITGARTSLVHESNVGDALNLTPRIDWTPDNGDSINVQNFINLFRRRIEFAGDDTVLAGAAGDFSQAASLLRTRSLLWRSDWSWQHALADGKLELKLSGTHNPRSSAFDFTGANAAGPAIVRHVSSDIRETGLTHQGKYARQLAGGHSLVLGWDGATVRRRQTRDELERDGSGAIRSTTGESYHGTIRRLAGFVQDEWAFNAEVLSLGLRWETLRTGAGGSNSAALTEQDSRVLSPVLQWLHKLPSGSQWRLGASRTYKAPIMLDLIPRRYTIDNNNSPTTPDLRGNPQLRPELAWGLDAVYDHPLGKDATLSASLFARRIDDVVLQRVGLEAGRWVAVNGNHGHADVYGFALEAQLALTPALRMRSNLALNRSRTSSVPGPHNRPDSQIPLSANLSLDYRRQGLTLGGDFNFQAGGDSRASANRLATASHERKLDLRAAWQLHPGRTLRLTLANLLRQDRINVERYEDADGWRQTRTDAGTHTLLRLVYEANF, translated from the coding sequence ATGGCCTTCAACAATGCAGCGGCCCAGCAGCCGACTGTTGAAATCAAGTCTGCACGCTACGACCAGCGCCGCGAAGACACTGCCGCCATGCTGGTGCTGGACCGGGCCACACTGGCGGCCAATGGCGACCGTAGCTTGTCGGAAGCATTGCGGCGCCTGCCTGGCGTTACCGTTACCGAAGGCAACGGCCGTGGCGTGGAGATCCGGATGCGTGGTTTGGGCAGGGGCTACACCCAATTGCTGCTCAATGGCGTGCCTGCGCCCGCCGGATTTGCACTCGATGCGCTGGCGCCAGAGCTGATCGAACGCATAGAAGTCATACGCAACGCATCGGCCGAGCATGGCGCCCAATCCGTGGCGGGCACCATCAATATTATCCTGCGCAAGAACTCGGGGCGCGAGCAACAGGAGTTCAGGCTCGGGTGGGAACGCATCAACGGCGCCGATTCGCCCAGCATTGCCGGCCAGCGAACGGGCAAGGCGCCAGGCTGGTCATACAGCGTCGGTGCGAACCTGGTGCGTAGTGGCAGGCCGGAAGATCGGACCGTACGCGATACCGTCGGCGCTGCCCACGGCGCGATCACGGGCGCGCGTACCTCTCTGGTGCATGAATCGAACGTTGGCGATGCCCTCAACCTGACACCGCGCATCGACTGGACGCCCGACAATGGCGACAGCATCAACGTCCAGAACTTCATCAACCTGTTCCGTCGTAGGATTGAATTTGCCGGAGACGACACCGTGCTGGCGGGCGCAGCGGGCGACTTTTCGCAGGCCGCCAGTCTGTTGCGCACGCGCTCCCTACTGTGGCGCAGTGACTGGTCATGGCAGCATGCGCTGGCCGACGGCAAACTGGAGCTCAAGCTCAGTGGCACCCACAACCCGCGCAGTTCCGCATTCGATTTCACCGGGGCGAACGCCGCCGGTCCCGCCATTGTGCGTCACGTGAGTTCCGATATCAGAGAGACCGGCCTGACCCATCAAGGCAAATATGCCCGCCAACTGGCCGGCGGCCATTCGCTGGTGCTGGGCTGGGATGGCGCCACTGTGCGCCGCCGCCAAACACGCGATGAACTGGAACGTGATGGCAGCGGCGCAATCCGTTCAACCACCGGCGAAAGCTACCACGGGACGATCCGGCGACTGGCGGGTTTCGTCCAGGACGAATGGGCGTTCAATGCCGAGGTGCTGTCCCTGGGCCTGCGCTGGGAAACGCTGCGTACCGGCGCTGGCGGCAGCAATAGCGCCGCCTTGACCGAGCAAGACAGCCGGGTACTGAGCCCCGTGCTGCAGTGGCTGCACAAGCTGCCATCCGGTAGCCAATGGCGCTTGGGGGCCAGCCGGACCTACAAGGCACCAATCATGCTGGACCTGATCCCGCGCCGCTACACCATCGATAATAACAATAGTCCTACTACGCCTGACCTGCGCGGCAACCCGCAACTGCGTCCGGAACTGGCCTGGGGCCTCGATGCGGTATATGACCACCCTCTGGGAAAAGACGCCACGCTCAGTGCCAGCCTGTTTGCCCGCCGCATTGATGATGTCGTCTTGCAGCGGGTCGGCCTGGAGGCTGGTCGCTGGGTGGCCGTCAACGGTAACCACGGCCATGCAGACGTCTATGGCTTTGCGCTGGAAGCGCAACTGGCACTGACGCCGGCCTTGCGCATGCGTAGCAACCTGGCGCTGAATCGTTCCCGCACCAGTAGCGTGCCAGGACCGCATAACCGACCGGACAGCCAGATCCCATTGAGCGCCAACCTGTCGCTCGATTACCGTCGCCAGGGGCTGACGCTCGGCGGGGATTTCAACTTCCAGGCCGGAGGTGACAGCCGCGCGTCCGCAAACAGGCTGGCCACTGCCTCGCATGAACGCAAACTGGACCTGCGCGCGGCCTGGCAACTGCATCCCGGTAGAACACTGCGCCTGACGCTGGCCAACCTGCTGCGGCAAGACCGCATCAATGTGGAACGGTATGAAGATGCCGACGGTTGGCGCCAGACCCGCACCGACGCTGGTACGCACACACTGCTGCGCCTCGTCTATGAAGCCAATTTCTAA
- a CDS encoding GlxA family transcriptional regulator: MIDFTILILPGAFPSSVTLTLDILSTAASLARSVGCAEPRWRVYSTASDIRLGHGMKIDARTLPKTVRADGSTWVVPGLGLESHRAVMNRLAQPDALRAIKALQDHARTGGTVAASCSAVFLLQSADLLVGKKVTTSWWFASLLQQLEPRCVVDADRMVICDGMIVTAGAAFAQTDLMLHLLRTQFSPALADAVARTLLIDGRQSQAQFVVPAMLANGNQLIVNLVACIESALPNPPSVSDLAKKFCMSDRTLSRHVRAATGRSTSALLQSVRLSKARMLLETSKLTVEQVAERVGYADTTALRRLMRKVMGATPRQFRPAVSNLSG, encoded by the coding sequence ATGATCGATTTCACAATTCTTATTTTGCCTGGTGCCTTTCCGTCGAGTGTGACGCTGACGCTGGACATTCTATCGACCGCCGCCTCGCTGGCTAGAAGCGTTGGTTGCGCTGAACCTCGGTGGCGTGTGTACTCAACTGCAAGCGACATTCGCCTCGGTCACGGTATGAAAATCGACGCAAGAACTTTGCCGAAAACAGTGCGCGCTGATGGCTCCACTTGGGTGGTTCCTGGCCTCGGACTCGAGAGCCACCGCGCAGTAATGAATCGCCTTGCGCAGCCTGATGCGCTGCGCGCAATTAAGGCGCTTCAAGACCATGCGCGAACAGGTGGAACTGTGGCCGCGTCGTGCTCAGCCGTTTTTTTACTTCAGTCCGCCGATCTTTTGGTGGGGAAAAAGGTAACGACATCTTGGTGGTTTGCGTCGTTATTGCAGCAACTTGAGCCGCGTTGCGTGGTTGATGCCGACCGCATGGTTATATGCGATGGAATGATCGTGACTGCCGGAGCGGCATTCGCACAGACCGATTTGATGCTGCATCTTTTGCGGACGCAGTTTAGTCCTGCACTGGCCGACGCAGTCGCACGCACGCTGTTGATTGATGGTCGGCAATCGCAGGCGCAATTCGTCGTTCCTGCCATGCTCGCCAATGGCAATCAATTGATCGTGAATTTGGTGGCATGTATCGAGTCCGCTCTGCCAAATCCGCCCAGCGTTTCAGATCTGGCGAAAAAATTCTGCATGTCTGACCGTACTCTCTCGCGTCACGTACGAGCAGCCACCGGGCGTAGCACTTCGGCGTTACTGCAGAGCGTTCGGCTTAGCAAGGCACGCATGCTGCTTGAAACAAGCAAGTTGACGGTTGAGCAAGTGGCTGAACGCGTAGGCTATGCCGATACGACCGCACTCAGGCGCTTGATGCGCAAAGTGATGGGCGCGACGCCAAGGCAATTTCGGCCGGCAGTGTCCAATCTTTCTGGGTAA
- a CDS encoding NADP-dependent oxidoreductase, which produces MKAFILEAYSKTGALRKAEVAEPVVWDDDVLVQIHAAAVNVLDAKIKSGEFKLVLPYRLPQIMGNDVAGVVVKVGSRVRRFKVGDEVYARPDKDRIGTFAEYIAINECDVALKPVTLSMEEAASIPLVGLTAWQALVEKAGLKKGQKVFIQAGSGGVGSFAIRLAKHLGASVATTASGANIEMVRRLGADIVIDYKKENVEDVLRDYDVVLNSQDAATLEQSLRLLKPGGKLISISGPPDADFATELGLPWFVKLVMTLLSAGTRRKARKLGVSYSFLFMRADSKQLAEIASLIDGGKIGAVIDRIFPFEETNAALDYVEAGRAKGKVVIKVR; this is translated from the coding sequence ATGAAAGCATTCATCCTGGAAGCATATTCAAAGACAGGCGCGCTGCGCAAGGCCGAGGTGGCGGAACCGGTCGTGTGGGACGACGATGTGCTGGTGCAGATCCACGCGGCGGCCGTCAATGTGCTGGACGCCAAGATCAAGAGCGGCGAATTCAAGCTGGTCCTGCCCTACCGCCTGCCGCAGATCATGGGTAACGACGTTGCCGGCGTGGTGGTCAAGGTGGGTTCGCGGGTACGCCGCTTCAAGGTGGGCGACGAAGTCTACGCGCGGCCCGACAAGGACCGCATCGGCACCTTCGCCGAGTATATTGCGATCAACGAATGCGACGTCGCGCTCAAGCCCGTCACCCTGTCGATGGAGGAAGCGGCCTCGATCCCGCTCGTCGGGCTGACGGCGTGGCAGGCGCTGGTCGAGAAAGCCGGTCTGAAAAAGGGGCAGAAAGTGTTCATTCAGGCCGGTTCCGGCGGCGTGGGCTCGTTTGCCATCCGGCTGGCCAAGCATCTGGGGGCGAGCGTGGCGACCACCGCCAGCGGCGCGAATATCGAGATGGTCAGGCGGCTCGGGGCCGATATCGTCATCGACTACAAAAAGGAGAATGTCGAGGATGTCTTGCGCGACTATGATGTTGTGCTCAATAGCCAGGATGCGGCCACGCTGGAACAATCGCTGCGCTTGCTCAAACCGGGCGGAAAGCTCATTTCCATCTCCGGACCGCCAGACGCGGATTTTGCCACGGAACTGGGGCTGCCGTGGTTTGTAAAGCTGGTCATGACGCTACTCAGTGCAGGCACACGCAGGAAAGCCCGCAAGCTCGGTGTCAGCTACTCTTTCCTCTTCATGCGCGCCGACAGCAAACAGCTGGCCGAGATCGCCAGCCTGATCGACGGCGGCAAGATCGGCGCCGTGATCGACCGCATTTTTCCGTTCGAGGAAACCAACGCGGCCCTCGATTACGTTGAAGCAGGCAGGGCCAAGGGCAAGGTTGTCATCAAGGTCCGGTAA
- a CDS encoding TetR/AcrR family transcriptional regulator gives MMTIMYNPKPRRGASSRKEATHERIVEVASRAIRRSGYAGTGVADIMKEAGLTHGGFYAHFASRDALLAEAADRAGADAVAVSARIAATASPGQGLQALIHAYLSPQHLAAIEIGCPVAALCSEMPRQAPEVRRAATQHIKAMIDLIARQSPDWGQPGVHEQAVTTLATLIGSLMLARAVDDPKLADSFLHHAKHTLNPASN, from the coding sequence ATGATGACTATCATGTACAATCCGAAGCCAAGGCGCGGCGCGTCAAGCCGCAAGGAAGCCACCCACGAACGCATCGTCGAGGTTGCCTCGCGGGCGATCCGGCGCAGCGGATACGCCGGCACGGGCGTGGCCGACATCATGAAAGAAGCGGGCCTGACCCATGGTGGCTTTTACGCCCACTTCGCCTCGCGCGACGCCTTGCTGGCCGAAGCGGCGGACCGGGCCGGCGCCGACGCAGTGGCCGTATCGGCGCGCATCGCCGCCACTGCATCCCCGGGTCAAGGCTTGCAGGCGCTGATCCACGCTTACTTGTCGCCACAGCACCTGGCCGCGATCGAAATCGGCTGCCCCGTGGCGGCACTATGCTCGGAAATGCCGCGCCAGGCGCCGGAAGTGCGGCGCGCCGCCACCCAGCATATCAAGGCCATGATCGATCTCATCGCGCGCCAGTCGCCGGATTGGGGCCAGCCCGGCGTGCACGAGCAGGCCGTCACCACGCTGGCCACCCTGATCGGTAGCCTGATGCTGGCGCGCGCCGTCGACGATCCCAAGCTTGCCGACAGTTTTTTGCACCACGCGAAACACACCCTGAACCCCGCCAGCAATTGA
- a CDS encoding BlaI/MecI/CopY family transcriptional regulator yields the protein MSIPSITELSLLKCLWKQHPLSARAIHQHAEEELHWSFSSTRKTLDRMLEKGMISQHSQHGANVYTAVLEKVETLAAFAHDFGHRVMEMKSPLPVNMFTGSQLIDQRELKELERLLNDWPEEKE from the coding sequence ATGTCCATTCCATCCATTACTGAGTTGAGCCTGTTAAAGTGTTTGTGGAAACAGCATCCCCTGAGCGCGCGCGCGATCCATCAACATGCCGAGGAAGAGCTGCATTGGTCATTTTCCTCCACCCGCAAAACACTGGACCGCATGCTGGAAAAAGGCATGATTAGCCAGCACAGCCAGCATGGTGCGAATGTCTACACCGCGGTGCTGGAAAAGGTAGAGACACTTGCCGCCTTTGCCCATGATTTCGGCCACCGTGTCATGGAAATGAAGTCACCACTCCCCGTCAATATGTTTACCGGCAGTCAGTTAATTGACCAGCGCGAGCTGAAAGAGTTGGAGCGATTACTCAACGACTGGCCAGAGGAAAAGGAGTAA
- a CDS encoding peptidoglycan DD-metalloendopeptidase family protein yields MFSQFSLLFLKACITSILAGAAWALLWLALHFWPGLAAQRAPWLLAQLGAAAVLVLVLLPGASRFSIFPAVELSTTPAAHVDVKHDAELEGFDGIDLATVKPVQALAWLGNAWLLIYLAGFIHASARCRRDRRIVIALKAAAQRLSPADISDHQALASHRNRLPPVFEVDAPVPPMLAGLLRPMLLLPRHLRDLDLDQQGLVIEHELTHLSRLDQLGLHMALSLQILLWFNPALPALRRQLTWAQELACDRAVLAGSTLQQRKRFAAALIAQFKMQQTSPAYAAMAFRGQLRDCVSARAALIRDGIAFHSHAAVRAASGCLLIALLLASVVLQPAFALRAVDTSPHPVNPAAEPLPQWLAPLQRMRITSYFGTVRTAGATPHGGIDLAARAGTPIMAPASGTVTASTDLYQGEARYGEVIAIEHAGGLRSVYAHLNQRSVKVGEAVAKGQLIGHTGATGRVSGPHLHLEIHRNNIKLDPELLLGSQDGTDSAKNARDTLRSR; encoded by the coding sequence ATGTTTTCCCAGTTCTCCCTGCTATTCCTGAAGGCATGCATCACCAGCATATTGGCTGGCGCCGCCTGGGCCCTCTTGTGGCTTGCGTTACACTTCTGGCCCGGACTGGCTGCCCAACGCGCGCCCTGGCTGCTTGCCCAGCTTGGGGCCGCCGCTGTCCTGGTACTGGTCTTACTACCGGGCGCGTCCCGCTTCAGCATTTTTCCCGCCGTAGAACTAAGCACGACACCTGCCGCTCATGTGGACGTAAAACATGATGCCGAACTTGAGGGCTTCGATGGCATCGACCTGGCTACCGTAAAACCGGTGCAAGCGCTCGCATGGCTTGGCAATGCATGGTTGTTGATCTACCTGGCCGGGTTCATTCATGCAAGCGCCCGCTGCCGGCGTGATCGGCGCATAGTGATCGCATTGAAGGCGGCAGCACAGCGATTGTCCCCGGCGGACATCAGCGATCACCAGGCGCTGGCCTCGCATCGCAACCGGCTGCCGCCCGTCTTTGAAGTCGACGCGCCAGTTCCACCTATGCTGGCAGGCTTGCTGCGCCCGATGCTTTTGCTACCGCGGCACTTGCGGGATCTGGACCTGGATCAGCAAGGGCTGGTGATCGAACACGAACTGACACACCTGTCACGCTTGGACCAGTTAGGGTTGCATATGGCGCTAAGCTTGCAAATCCTGCTCTGGTTTAATCCAGCGCTACCGGCGCTACGCCGCCAGCTCACCTGGGCGCAGGAACTCGCTTGCGACCGCGCGGTGTTAGCTGGCAGCACACTGCAACAACGCAAGCGCTTTGCCGCTGCATTGATCGCGCAGTTCAAGATGCAGCAGACCAGCCCGGCATATGCCGCAATGGCGTTTCGCGGACAATTGCGCGATTGCGTGAGCGCCCGCGCCGCGCTGATACGTGACGGTATTGCTTTCCATTCGCATGCCGCAGTGCGCGCTGCATCTGGCTGCCTGCTCATTGCGCTGCTGCTTGCCAGCGTCGTCTTGCAGCCGGCCTTCGCCCTGCGGGCCGTCGATACGTCGCCGCATCCTGTCAATCCGGCGGCAGAACCGCTCCCCCAATGGCTGGCGCCCCTGCAGCGCATGCGCATCACCAGCTATTTTGGCACCGTCAGGACAGCCGGTGCCACGCCTCACGGCGGCATCGATCTGGCGGCGCGGGCAGGCACACCGATCATGGCGCCGGCGTCTGGCACAGTCACCGCATCGACCGATCTCTACCAGGGCGAAGCCAGGTACGGAGAGGTGATCGCCATCGAACACGCCGGCGGGCTGCGCTCTGTCTACGCTCACTTGAATCAGCGCAGCGTCAAAGTGGGTGAGGCCGTGGCAAAGGGGCAGCTTATCGGCCACACCGGCGCCACCGGCCGCGTCAGCGGTCCCCATCTGCACCTGGAAATCCACCGCAATAACATCAAGCTTGATCCTGAGCTGCTGCTTGGCAGCCAGGATGGCACTGACAGTGCCAAGAACGCCCGCGACACACTGCGCTCCCGTTAA
- a CDS encoding oxidoreductase: MNNKIALITGASSGIGESTAQRLAQAGYTVHGTTRAASPSAQGKVDMLTLDVTSDDSAEAAIAEVLRRHGRIDLLVNNAGFGVAPAAAEESSLEQARAIFDTNFFGMVRMTRAVVPHMRKQGSGRILNIGSVLGFLPMPYMALYSATKHAVAGYSESLDHELRTLGIRVLVIEPGYIKTSFDANSLDPDLPLAMYGALRAALNARVKEVLLTAQGPDVVAETVLQAATAAHPKLRYAAGTLAARMRLLRRFAPASLVDAGIRKDLRLEAARS; this comes from the coding sequence ATGAACAACAAAATTGCATTGATCACCGGGGCATCCTCCGGCATCGGCGAGTCGACCGCGCAGCGTCTCGCGCAGGCTGGCTACACCGTCCACGGCACCACCCGCGCCGCCTCGCCGAGCGCGCAAGGAAAGGTGGACATGCTGACGCTGGACGTGACTAGCGACGACTCGGCCGAGGCTGCGATTGCGGAAGTGCTGCGCCGCCATGGCCGCATCGACCTGCTGGTCAACAACGCCGGCTTCGGCGTGGCGCCGGCCGCCGCCGAGGAAAGCTCGCTTGAGCAGGCGCGCGCCATCTTCGACACCAACTTCTTCGGCATGGTGCGCATGACGCGCGCCGTGGTGCCGCACATGCGCAAGCAGGGCAGCGGCCGCATTCTGAATATCGGCTCGGTGCTCGGTTTCCTGCCGATGCCTTACATGGCCCTGTATTCGGCCACCAAGCACGCTGTCGCCGGCTATTCCGAATCGCTCGACCATGAGCTGCGCACCCTCGGCATCCGCGTGTTGGTGATCGAGCCGGGCTATATCAAGACCTCGTTCGACGCCAACTCGCTCGATCCCGATCTGCCGCTTGCCATGTATGGCGCACTGCGCGCCGCCTTGAACGCGCGCGTAAAAGAGGTGCTGCTCACGGCGCAGGGGCCGGACGTCGTAGCGGAGACCGTCTTGCAGGCGGCAACAGCGGCGCACCCGAAGCTGCGCTACGCTGCCGGCACCCTCGCCGCTCGCATGCGCCTGCTGCGCAGATTCGCTCCAGCCAGCCTGGTCGATGCCGGCATCCGCAAAGACCTGCGCCTCGAAGCAGCCCGATCATGA